Genomic segment of Longimicrobiaceae bacterium:
TTGGTTTCCAGCCGCAGCAGGTAGCGCTGCTGGAGCCACGTGAGCCCGGCGGCGGCCAGCGCGGTCACCCCCATCAGCGCGAGGAGCGGCTTGACCCAGGCGGACAGCTCGCCCACCAGCACGTCGTCCACGAACACGCGCGAGAAGACCGGGACCACCAGGCCGGGGACCACGAGGGCGAGGCCGGCGAGCACCACGAAGAGCAGCGCCAGCCGCGAGCCGCGCAGGCGGCTGGAGAGCGCGGCGGCCAGGCTGGGCGCCGCGCCGCCGCGCACGAAGGTGTCGCCGCGCTCGAAGACGAGGGCGACGCCGGTGAACGCCTCGTCGAACTCGGCTTCGGTGACGGTGCGCGGGCCGGTGCCGGGATCGTTCAGGTAGGCGAGGCCCTTCCCGAAGCCCTCCAGCACCACGAAGTGGTTGAAGTTCCAGTGGACGATCATGGGAGCCGGCAGCTCCTTGAGCTGCTGCGGCTCCTTCTTGTAGCCCTTGGCGACCAGGCCGTAGCTGCGCGCCGCCTTGACGATGTTGCTCGCCTTGCTGCCGTCGCGCGAGATGCCGCAGGCCAGGCGCAGCTCCTCCAGCGGCACCACGCGGCCGTGGTGCGCCAGGATCATCGCCAGCGATGCCGCGCCGCACTCCACCGCCTCCATCTGGAGGATCGTGGGGGCGCGCTTCCGCCCCTGGCCCGCCGTGCCCACGCGGGGGAGCACGCGCAGGAAAGGCAGCCGCAACCGCCGCCGCGTCGAAGGCGGCGGGCTCGCCGGCGGAGGGGGCGATGCCGGGGGCGGCGTGGACGGTGTCGGCGGAGTGGACGGTGCCGCGGCCGCGCTCACGCGTTCCTCCCGCTCACGCCGCATCCGGCCAGGGCCGAGTTCGTTCGACGGATCGTCCCGACTCGATACATGCTCTCCGCGGAAGGCATGGGCGTGGTCTTCCGGCTGTCGATGCCCTCGCGCCGGCGCTCGAACGGCGGCGCCGGACGCACCGCATCTCCCGTTCGCATCGTCACACGCCCGCCGAGCTGCGGAGGATGGGCAGCACCATCTCGATGGGGCGGCGTTCCACCAGGGTGATGAACGCCTTGCACAGCGTGCCGCTCTGGATCTCCGTTG
This window contains:
- a CDS encoding cysteine peptidase family C39 domain-containing protein — translated: MRLPFLRVLPRVGTAGQGRKRAPTILQMEAVECGAASLAMILAHHGRVVPLEELRLACGISRDGSKASNIVKAARSYGLVAKGYKKEPQQLKELPAPMIVHWNFNHFVVLEGFGKGLAYLNDPGTGPRTVTEAEFDEAFTGVALVFERGDTFVRGGAAPSLAAALSSRLRGSRLALLFVVLAGLALVVPGLVVPVFSRVFVDDVLVGELSAWVKPLLALMGVTALAAAGLTWLQQRYLLRLET